Within the Rhizobium favelukesii genome, the region GCCTGCAGCGTGCATTCTAATCTGATCTGACTTTGGTCAATCAGGGGAGCCCGGCTTTCGAGCCGGGCTTTTTTGTTTGCGGGACATTGCACGAGTGGGCTTCCTTGGAGCAGGCCCTACGCTTCCGCAGGGAAGCGCCTGATACGCTGGAACACTGGCTCCAGATGCAGCAGCGGTGCGTGTCCCTGCCCAGGAGCCTCCACTATCACGAGTGATGGATACCGAGCTTTCATCTCCGCAACCGTCTTGTCCGAGAGAAGATCGGAATGCTCTCCTCTGACGACCATCAGTGGTTCTGCAGCCAATCCATCGTAATACGGCCAGAGATCGGGTAGCGGCTGGTCGAAATCAATCATCTGCACCTGGGCGGCAATGGCGGGATCGAAATCGGCGACGGGCATGCCATCGACGTCGCGATAGATCGCCGTCGCCATCTCCTGCCAGTCATGCTCATCAAGGGCTGGGAAATACCGGCCATCGCAGGCCTTGAGGAACGCGACCGCTTCCGGCCAGTCGCGCGGCGGCGCGGCGGAATTGAGATAATCGCGAATCCGCTTCAGGCCTTCCGCCTCAATCTTCGGCCCAATGTCGTTGAGAATGGCACCGGCGATCAAGTCCGGCCTCATTTGCGCCAGCAGATGAAGAATCAGCCCACCGCGCGACGTGCCGATGAAGATGGCGCGATCAATTGCGAAATGCTGGCAGGCCGAGATGACATCCCGCGTTTCGACGCCGAGAGTGTAGTTGGCCTTGTCGGCATCCCAGTCGGAGTGGCCGCGTCCGCGAGAATCGAGGGTGATGACACGTCTCGGCGTCGCCGGCTCGGTCGACAGCAACAGTGCCAGCTGGTGAAAGTCGCGCGAATTCCGCGTCAATCCCGGCAGGCAGATGACCGGCAGCCGGTTCGCACGCTCGGGACCACCATAGTCTCGCGCATATAAAGTGAGTCCATCCTCAGTGAGGTAGGTTATCGCCCGGAATCGATCATCTCTTGCCGTGTCCACGCTCATCGTCCTCGTTGTGCAGAGGACAGATTAGCGAGGCCGGCAATATTCGCA harbors:
- a CDS encoding alpha/beta fold hydrolase, which translates into the protein MDTARDDRFRAITYLTEDGLTLYARDYGGPERANRLPVICLPGLTRNSRDFHQLALLLSTEPATPRRVITLDSRGRGHSDWDADKANYTLGVETRDVISACQHFAIDRAIFIGTSRGGLILHLLAQMRPDLIAGAILNDIGPKIEAEGLKRIRDYLNSAAPPRDWPEAVAFLKACDGRYFPALDEHDWQEMATAIYRDVDGMPVADFDPAIAAQVQMIDFDQPLPDLWPYYDGLAAEPLMVVRGEHSDLLSDKTVAEMKARYPSLVIVEAPGQGHAPLLHLEPVFQRIRRFPAEA